Proteins encoded together in one Terriglobales bacterium window:
- a CDS encoding sigma-54 dependent transcriptional regulator, with translation MHAIAATTFRAPDPRRITIVSNDTKLQPEIQQYLEPYFEVRLLDCWSQLAVVQSETSLDAVLLDLDAQGMPAANALELLTRLRGMNRDLILIAFTRSQDQGLRLTAAKVPVDGFFAGPLDFREVQLVLDRALEKRAMEVENRRVTEQISGRFSFCELIGGSEPIRRVYDAILRVAQSDVTVVIRGESGTGKELVARSIVTLGPRGEKPFISLNCAALPEALIDSELFGHEKGAFTGAHASRPGQIELADGGTLFLDEIATLGMELQTKLLRVLESHTVQRLGGRTTKRVDFRLLTATNENLEEMVRNGRFREDLYYRIHVVPIFIPPLRERREDIPLLVDHFLRLYCATNRLPLKRIDPEVIEILEEYTWKGNVRELENLMQRLVLMVQGPAILPKDLPQQLLYHSTAKQESLLIPEGGIDFDEEIARIEVAYLQAALHLANGKKVGAAAMLHIDPQKMKYLCRKYNI, from the coding sequence ATGCACGCAATTGCCGCTACCACGTTTCGCGCGCCGGATCCGCGGCGCATTACCATTGTAAGCAACGACACGAAACTACAGCCTGAAATCCAACAGTATCTGGAGCCGTATTTTGAGGTCCGACTGCTCGATTGCTGGTCGCAGCTGGCAGTGGTGCAAAGCGAGACGAGCCTGGATGCGGTTCTGCTGGATCTGGACGCCCAGGGAATGCCGGCGGCCAATGCCCTCGAACTGCTGACTAGGCTGCGCGGTATGAACCGGGACCTGATCCTGATTGCCTTCACGCGCAGCCAGGACCAAGGGTTGCGGCTGACAGCAGCTAAGGTTCCGGTGGACGGATTCTTTGCCGGCCCGCTGGATTTCCGTGAGGTCCAACTCGTGCTGGATCGAGCCCTGGAGAAACGCGCCATGGAGGTTGAAAACCGTCGGGTGACGGAGCAGATCTCGGGCCGGTTCTCGTTTTGCGAGCTGATCGGTGGCAGCGAGCCCATCCGCCGGGTGTATGACGCCATTCTGCGCGTGGCCCAGAGTGATGTCACGGTGGTGATCCGAGGCGAAAGCGGAACCGGCAAGGAGCTAGTGGCGCGCAGCATTGTCACCCTGGGACCGCGTGGCGAGAAACCATTCATCAGCCTGAATTGTGCCGCCTTGCCGGAAGCCTTGATCGATTCCGAGCTCTTCGGGCACGAAAAAGGGGCCTTCACCGGGGCGCACGCTTCGCGGCCCGGCCAAATTGAGCTCGCCGACGGCGGCACCCTCTTCCTGGACGAAATCGCCACCCTGGGCATGGAGTTGCAAACCAAGCTGTTGCGGGTGCTGGAATCGCATACCGTGCAGCGGCTCGGGGGGCGCACCACCAAGCGCGTGGATTTTCGACTGCTGACCGCCACCAACGAGAATCTCGAAGAGATGGTCCGGAACGGACGATTTCGTGAAGACTTGTACTACCGGATCCACGTCGTGCCTATCTTCATTCCGCCGTTGCGCGAACGCCGCGAAGACATCCCGCTGCTGGTGGACCATTTCCTCCGCCTCTACTGCGCCACCAATCGCCTGCCGCTGAAGCGGATCGATCCGGAGGTGATCGAGATCCTGGAGGAATACACCTGGAAAGGCAATGTCCGGGAGTTGGAGAACCTGATGCAGCGCCTGGTACTGATGGTGCAAGGGCCGGCAATTCTGCCCAAGGACCTGCCGCAGCAGTTGTTGTACCACAGCACGGCAAAGCAGGAATCACTTCTGATCCCGGAAGGCGGTATTGACTTTGACGAAGAAATCGCGCGCATCGAGGTCGCCTACCTGCAGGCCGCACTGCACCTTGCCAACGGCAAGAAGGTGGGTGCCGCAGCCATGCTGCATATTGATCCGCAGAAGATGAAGTATCTGTGCCGCAAGTACAATATTTGA
- a CDS encoding PilZ domain-containing protein, whose protein sequence is MLQTRVERRNSHQLPVRVFGLDSAGKPVNRTAWTVDVSQHGVRLKGLPCWNGPGETIGLRLGTEKARFRVVWVGKQGTPQEGQVGLLCLEAGKFTWGSPAASRTFAAAAAAAPAVMQRPPIGIASVQGGGLNNRRQELRYMASGGAKIQEIGSHASHWTTLDDISLGGCYVETTSPLPPGSRVEVLVHLADYQIFARGEVTAVHRLIGMGVRFTEMTPSNRERLQTAIHLLIQTGAAHA, encoded by the coding sequence ATGCTGCAGACACGAGTTGAGCGCAGGAACTCGCACCAGTTGCCCGTGCGGGTATTCGGCCTGGACAGCGCCGGCAAGCCGGTTAACCGGACGGCGTGGACGGTCGATGTCAGCCAACACGGCGTTCGTCTTAAGGGGCTGCCCTGCTGGAACGGGCCTGGCGAAACCATTGGTCTGCGCCTGGGAACCGAAAAGGCCCGCTTCCGAGTCGTCTGGGTTGGGAAGCAAGGAACGCCACAGGAAGGCCAGGTAGGCCTATTGTGCCTGGAGGCGGGAAAATTCACCTGGGGATCGCCCGCTGCGAGCCGTACCTTCGCCGCTGCCGCGGCTGCTGCTCCGGCCGTCATGCAGCGCCCGCCAATCGGGATTGCTTCTGTGCAAGGCGGGGGACTAAACAACCGACGCCAAGAGCTGCGCTACATGGCGAGCGGCGGCGCGAAGATCCAGGAGATCGGCTCTCACGCCTCACATTGGACTACGCTGGACGACATCAGCCTCGGCGGTTGCTATGTCGAAACCACATCCCCGCTGCCGCCGGGATCGCGGGTCGAAGTTCTTGTCCACCTTGCCGATTATCAGATCTTTGCCCGCGGCGAGGTCACAGCGGTACACCGGCTCATCGGTATGGGCGTGCGTTTCACTGAGATGACGCCGTCGAACCGCGAGCGGCTGCAAACAGCGATTCACCTGCTGATCCAAACCGGCGCGGCGCATGCGTAA
- a CDS encoding acyl-CoA dehydrogenase: MPELAAQRNETPAPLVALTEDEQLFRDNIRQFAEEKVSPLSREMDEKGVFEHSLIDQFFHLGLMGIEIPEQFGGGAGTFFEAILAVEELSRVDASAGVVVDVQNTLVNNALLRWGNEEQKRRYLPKMARETVGAYALSEAGSGSDAFALTTKAELKGGDYVLNGRKLWITNAKEAGLFVLFATVDASAGYKGITAFLVEKDFSGFTVGKKEDKLGIRASSTCELILEDCRVPKANVLGEAGKGYRIAIETLNEGRIGIGAQMMGVARGAWEHALKYAQERKQFGKAIAEFQGIQFQLAQMGTEIEAARLMVYNAARMKDAGMNFVKEAAMTKLFASQVAERVCSLAVEIYGGYGFTKDYPVEKYFRDCKIGKIYEGTSNMQLATIAKLVLGGK; the protein is encoded by the coding sequence ATGCCTGAACTCGCAGCACAACGCAATGAAACTCCGGCGCCGCTGGTTGCACTCACTGAAGACGAGCAACTGTTCCGCGACAACATCCGGCAGTTTGCGGAGGAAAAGGTATCGCCACTCTCGCGCGAGATGGACGAGAAGGGCGTGTTCGAGCACTCGCTGATCGATCAATTCTTCCATCTCGGCCTGATGGGGATTGAAATTCCGGAGCAGTTCGGCGGCGGAGCGGGAACCTTCTTCGAGGCGATTCTCGCGGTCGAGGAACTATCGCGGGTGGACGCCTCGGCCGGAGTCGTGGTGGACGTGCAGAACACGCTGGTGAACAACGCACTGCTGCGCTGGGGCAACGAGGAGCAGAAGCGGCGTTACCTGCCGAAGATGGCGAGGGAAACGGTGGGCGCCTACGCGCTGAGCGAGGCGGGCAGCGGCTCGGACGCGTTTGCGTTGACGACCAAGGCCGAACTCAAAGGCGGGGACTACGTCTTGAACGGGCGCAAGCTGTGGATCACCAACGCCAAGGAAGCGGGACTGTTCGTGCTGTTCGCGACCGTGGACGCCAGCGCCGGATACAAGGGCATCACGGCGTTTCTTGTGGAAAAGGATTTTTCCGGGTTCACGGTGGGCAAGAAAGAGGACAAGCTGGGGATCCGGGCGTCGTCCACGTGCGAGCTGATTTTGGAAGACTGCCGCGTGCCGAAGGCGAACGTGCTTGGGGAAGCGGGCAAGGGATACAGGATCGCGATCGAGACGCTGAACGAAGGACGCATCGGAATCGGCGCGCAGATGATGGGCGTGGCGCGCGGCGCATGGGAACATGCTCTGAAGTACGCGCAGGAGCGAAAGCAGTTCGGCAAGGCGATCGCGGAATTCCAGGGAATCCAGTTCCAACTGGCGCAGATGGGAACCGAGATCGAGGCGGCGCGCCTGATGGTGTACAACGCGGCGCGGATGAAAGATGCCGGCATGAACTTCGTGAAGGAAGCGGCCATGACCAAGCTGTTCGCGTCGCAAGTGGCGGAGCGGGTGTGCTCGCTGGCGGTGGAAATTTATGGCGGCTACGGCTTCACCAAGGATTACCCGGTGGAGAAATATTTCCGCGACTGCAAGATCGGCAAAATCTACGAGGGCACTTCCAACATGCAGCTGGCCACCATCGCCAAGCTGGTCCTGGGCGGAAAGTGA